In the genome of Colletotrichum lupini chromosome 8, complete sequence, one region contains:
- a CDS encoding YDG/SRA domain-containing protein → MSLSLGAGGNGGLGGGGGGVGSGLPPTPSGYGDVAAFIRTFEGKVASLLSLAARSVSTIATVEVADARRVVALFIRWLSEVWSRFPSQVPREILMARFAIKRKLEIIMKTPSEGLQEKRHRFFLGPEKNSARDLVQWLNALSDRPLELPRPALPTLAPTPAPTSSTAARSTRPNSSTNRSADGVKPVPRDHPIWGVLGIMHGLGLRPGSKTQAFNPAYDEHKRSAKVLGHNGLAIGQWFPNQLSAMWYGGHGESNAGISYMRGPNGEPGPALSIIMAEKYSDIDVDRGDDIVYCGSNSLDNTSRNTPVGPPVRGNAALLVSKERQSPVRVFRKAKKGNNGSAYAPKVGLRYDGLYVIVGYSKATNDKGGIYHKFTLRRGDGQPSLDTLRNIPSRKERRDYAKIDEGY, encoded by the coding sequence ATGAGCCTTTCTTTAGGTGCTGGTGGCAATGGTGGCCTCGGAGGTGGAGGTGGGGGGGTAGGCTCAGGCCTGCCTCCTACACCTTCCGGCTACGGAGACGTAGCCGCCTTTATCAGGACCTTCGAGGGGAAGGTCGCTAGCCTTCTCTCACTGGCCGCGAGGTCAGTGAGCACCATTGCTACTGTTGAGGTGGCCGATGCTCGGAGGGTTGTGGCCCTTTTTATACGATGGCTGAGTGAGGTTTGGTCGCGCTTCCCCTCCCAGGTGCCGCGGGAGATCTTGATGGCAAGATTCGCCATCAAGAGGAAGCTCGAGATCATCATGAAGACGCCGTCAGAGGGTCTCCAGGAGAAGAGACATCGCTTCTTTCTGGGGCCAGAGAAAAACAGCGCCCGAGACCTTGTCCAATGGCTCAACGCCCTGTCCGACCGGCCTCTAGAGCTCCCTCGACCGGCTTTGCCCACCCTCGCGCCTACCCCAGCTCCGACTTCGTCGACCGCCGCCAGATCAACCAGGCCCAACTCTTCGACAAACAGGTCGGCGGATGGTGTCAAGCCTGTTCCCCGCGACCATCCCATCTGGGGTGTCTTGGGCATCATGCATGGACTCGGCCTGCGACCAGGAAGCAAGACGCAAGCATTCAATCCTGCCTACGATGAACACAAACGGTCAGCCAAAGTTCTCGGACACAATGGCTTGGCAATTGGACAGTGGTTTCCGAATCAGTTGTCTGCGATGTGGTACGGCGGACATGGCGAGTCCAACGCGGGCATCTCGTACATGAGAGGGCCAAATGGCGAACCGGGCCCTGCCCTTTCCATCATCATGGCAGAGAAGTACAGTGATATCGACGTCGACCGTGGTGACGATATTGTCTACTGCGGAAGCAACTCACTTGATAACACATCGAGAAACACTCCCGTCGGACCGCCCGTTCGGGGCAATGCAGCTCTCTTGGTTTCCAAGGAACGCCAGTCTCCTGTCCGTGTCTTTCGCAAGGCGAAGAAGGGCAATAACGGCTCCGCTTACGCGCCTAAAGTCGGACTGCGCTACGATGGCCTCTATGTTATTGTCGGTTACAGCAAGGCCACAAACGACAAAGGCGGCATCTACCACAAGTTCACCCTGAGACGCGGAGATGGCCAGCCTTCTCTTGATACTCTCAGAAACATACCCAGCAGAAAGGAGCGGAGAGATTATGCAAAGATCGACGAAGGCTACTAG
- a CDS encoding major facilitator superfamily transporter encodes MSRPTSPTSSDMSAPPVDSTKSTIVDEEAATPPEEQQPPPFTVYTTWEKRLIVLGAALAAFFSPFTAQIYLPALTVLAHEFNVSDSDMNLTLTTYMIFQGIVPMFIGSLADQSGRRPAYVICFVVYIAANIGLALSQNFASLLVIRCIQSAGSSSTVALASAVVADSITSAERGQYVGLTVIPIVLAPALGPVLGGVLAQYLGWRSIFWFLAILAGVFFIVLLLFFPETCRRIVDDGSVRPPKLYRTGFQLIKDHYRAKKGDGAPVTRQTTGASNTVKPSLKFKINPFESLRLLFERELGLLLGFSAIVFAGFYAIASSMPTQFQEIYGFDSLKVGLMYLPMAGGSVVAAFLVGPLINWNYRRHCKRLGIPYDKSRQQDMTGFPIEKARLEVGLPLLYLSSILLLIWGWALHLRAPVAVPCVLLFLFGVGMIGFNNTTNTLIIDIHPGKAGTATAANNFTRCLLGAAATAAIIPMINGMGVGWAFTFLALLYIVFSPALLAIMYWGVKWRQDAKDKILKKESKKSTA; translated from the coding sequence ATGTCTCGACCAACGAGTCCCACGTCTTCAGACATGTCAGCGCCACCGGTCGACTCTACTAAATCTACAATAGTGGACGAGGAAGCAGCTACACCGCCAGAAGAACAACAGCCTCCACCATTTACAGTTTATACGACATGGGAGAAGCGGCTCATCGTGCTGGGAGCCGCTCTGGCTGCCTTCTTCTCGCCTTTCACCGCGCAAATCTACCTTCCCGCTCTGACTGTTCTCGCTCACGAGTTCAACGTCTCCGACTCGGACATGAACCTTACCCTGACGACTTACATGATATTTCAGGGAATCGTGCCTATGTTCATCGGTTCTCTGGCTGATCAGAGCGGCAGACGCCCTGCGTATGTGATTTGCTTCGTCGTCTACATCGCGGCCAACATTGGCCTTGCGCTCTCGCAGAACTTTGCTTCTTTGCTCGTCATTCGCTGCATCCAGTCTGCAGGCTCTAGCAGCACCGTTGCTCTGGCCTCAGCTGTCGTGGCAGACAGCATCACATCGGCTGAGAGGGGACAGTACGTTGGTCTTACTGTTATACCCATTGTGCTAGCGCCCGCACTGGGGCCAGTCCTCGGTGGTGTTCTAGCACAGTATCTTGGATGGAGATCCATATTTTGGTTTCTTGCCATTCTGGCCGGTGTCTTCTTCATcgttcttcttctcttcttcccAGAGACTTGCAGGAGGATTGTGGATGATGGCTCCGTGCGACCGCCAAAGCTCTACCGAACCGGCTTCCAGCTTATCAAGGACCATTACAGAGCCAAGAAGGGAGATGGAGCGCCGGTGACGAGACAAACAACAGGAGCATCAAACACTGTCAAACCAAGTCTCAAGTTCAAGATCAACCCGTTTGAGTCACTTCGTCTACTCTTCGAGAGAGAGCTTGGGCTACTTCTCGGCTTCAGCGCCATTGTCTTTGCTGGGTTTTACGCTATCGCCTCTTCCATGCCGACCCAGTTCCAGGAGATCTACGGTTTCGACAGTCTTAAGGTCGGCCTCATGTACCTGCCCATGGCTGGCGGCTCAGTCGTGGCTGCCTTTCTTGTAGGACCTCTAATCAACTGGAACTACCGCCGGCATTGCAAGCGCCTTGGGATTCCCTACGATAAGTCTCGTCAGCAAGACATGACTGGGTTCCCCATTGAGAAAGCCCGCCTCGAAGTCGGTCTTCCGCTGCTGTATCTCAGCTCGATTCTGCTGCTCATCTGGGGTTGGGCTCTACACCTCCGGGCGCCCGTGGCTGTGCCATGCGTGCTGCTCTTTCTCTTCGGAGTCGGCATGATCGGATTCAATAACACGACCAATACGCTCATCATTGACATCCACCCAGGTAAAGCCGGGACTGCGACGGCGGCGAACAACTTTACGAGGTGTCTACTCGGCGCTGCGGCCACTGCAGCGATCATTCCCATGATTAACGGGATGGGCGTGGGCTGGGCCTTTACTTTCCTGGCTCTTCTCTATATTGTCTTCAGCCCTGCATTACTGGCCATAATGTACTGGGGCGTGAAGTGGCGTCAGGACGCAAAGGACAAGATCCTCAAGAAGGAGAGCAAGAAGAGCACAGCATGA
- a CDS encoding thiamine pyrophosphokinase, which produces MSPSFEWRPIGLLRDKKPEQPSTVDFSLIVLNQPVRQTPVFDSLWANALTRVAADGGANRLHDLNKAAEAQSRPPYNNLDVIIGDLDSLLPSVKDYYTTLEKPAQVIQDPDQYSTDFAKAVSWIRSNHGPETDIVALGGLGGRVDQGLSQVHHLYLFQPGPDYAQGKLYLVSGQSLTFLLKPGHHSIWVREDGEDVFGKHVGIIPIGGTSYITTKGLEWDVENWETKFGGHMSTSNHVLPETRVVEIETTETVLFTIALVGTE; this is translated from the exons ATGTCGCCAAGTTTCGAGTGGCGGCCGATAGGTCTCCTCCGCGACAAGAAACCAGAACAACCAAGCACTGTCGACTTTTCTCTCATTGTACTCAACCAACCTGTGAGGCAGACGCCAGTTTTTGACTCACTATGGGCAAATG CCCTCACACGAGTTGCTGCAGATGGCGGAGCAAATAGGCTACACGATCTGAACAAAGCAGCTGAGGCTCAATCCCGCCCTCCATAC AACAACCTCGACGTTATCATCGGGGATTTGGACTCACTCCTCCCCTCCGTCAAGGACTACTACACAACGCTAGAAAAGCCAGCCCAAGTCATTCAAGATCCCGACCAGTACTCAACAGACTTCGCCAAGGCCGTCTCATGGATTCGGTCAAACCACGGCCCCGAGACTGACATCGTCGCTCTCGGTGGACTAGGTGGCCGCGTTGACCAGGGTCTCAGCCAGGTGCACCATCTATACCTCTTCCAGCCGGGCCCAGATTATGCCCAGGGCAAGCTGTACCTCGTCTCCGGCCAGAGCCTGACCTTCCTCCTCAAGCCCGGCCACCACAGCATCTGGGTCCGCGAAGACGGCGAGGACGTCTTTGGCAAGCACGTCGGCATCATCCCGATCGGCGGGACCAGCTACATCACCACCAAGGGCCTCGAATGGGACGTGGAGAACTGGGAGACCAAGTTTGGGGGCCACATGAGCACCAGCAACCACGTGCTGCCCGAGACGAGGGTGGTCGAGATCGAGACAACCGAAACGGTGCTTTTCACCATTGCTCTTGTGGGCACTGAATAA
- a CDS encoding glutathione-dependent formaldehyde-activating enzyme, whose protein sequence is MSEEHPQPTGSAPATKTLTARCYCKAVHFTLTLPASSLPLKVHLCHCSICRYTHGTLCIFHAPLPSGVSPSFIAPSSLSSSLTAYRHATASSTRYFCSTCSCHIGDVGVDDDDWVISASIFDANQDDVPAVWNVRSHVNTASAPGGGLYEWLPAVNGKEMDIWNPKKEESEATTSTTTHGREVGVDGEEVLRAQCHCGGVSFTISRPKASMLEDKAYEAWLSPVDSRKWPACVDACDDCRLQTGVHAIAWVCIPESCIIPSVPEGLQLGGTAKTFKSSENVRRSFCGTCGASVMAYFGVDGRKQANGERLVNVAAGILRAPEGCLAEEWVTWRTGRVAWADSGMRYDAGVTQGLGEGMARWGRERHGEAWGFNIG, encoded by the coding sequence ATGAGTGAAGAACATCCCCAACCCACCGGGTCTGCCCCGGCAACAAAGACTCTCACGGCCCGTTGCTACTGCAAAGCCGTCCACTTTACCCTCACTCTGCCCGCCTCCTCCCTCCCCCTCAAAGTCCACCTCTGTCACTGCAGCATCTGCCGCTACACCCACGGAACCCTCTGCATCTTCCACGCGCCTCTCCCATCCGGCGTATCCCCCTCCTTCATCGCCCCGTCTTCGCTGTCATCCTCTCTCACGGCCTATCGCCACGCGACGGCCTCGAGCACACGGTACTTTTGCAGTACATGTAGCTGCCACATCGGAGACGTGGgcgtcgacgacgacgactggGTTATCTCGGCGTCCATCTTTGATGCGAACCAGGATGATGTACCCGCCGTCTGGAATGTACGGTCTCATGTCAACACGGCTTCCGCGCCGGGCGGAGGATTATATGAATGGCTCCCAGCGGTGAACGGCAAAGAGATGGACATCTGGAACCCTAAGAAAGAAGAATCTGAAGCCACAACGTCGACAACAACACATGGGCGAGAAGTCGGCGTAGACGGCGAAGAGGTCCTCCGCGCGCAATGCCATTGCGGCGGCGTCTCCTTTACAATCTCCCGCCCCAAGGCCTCCATGCTCGAGGATAAAGCCTACGAAGCATGGCTCTCGCCCGTCGACTCGCGAAAGTGGCCGGCCTGCGTAGACGCCTGCGACGACTGCCGTCTTCAAACGGGAGTCCACGCTATAGCATGGGTCTGTATCCCCGAGAGCTGCATCATACCCTCCGTGCCCGAGGGCCTCCAGCTCGGCGGGACGGCCAAGACGTTCAAATCGTCTGAGAACGTGCGGCGGTCGTTCTGCGGGACGTGTGGCGCGAGTGTGATGGCGTATTTTGGGGTGGATGGTAGGAAGCAGGCGAATGGAGAGAGGTTGGTCAATGTCGCTGCTGGAATTTTGAGGGCGCCTGAGGGGTGTTTGGCGGAGGAGTGGGTTACGTGGAGGACGGGAAGGGTTGCGTGGGCGGACAGCGGGATGAGATATGATGCTGGGGTGACGCAGGGGTTGGGGGAGGGTATGGCGAGATGGGGGAGGGAGAGGCATGGCGAGGCTTGGGGGTTTAATATTGGATGA
- a CDS encoding vesicle transport V-SNARE protein, which yields MRRTNKLQNVQYNSALRQSKAIRNDLEKLSSSAAQPAALTPAEIGNVSASLASFSKTVDEYNQLARQELVPKKQEEAYERVKRFRDDLSDFRSQVDSLKKAREEAAHNNNRGELLGRRAYVTATPENPYANVNKSSQFHSRGASTGQAGGGGLSMGGNDVTREQHALREQNFFASTNSALDEYIARGQAVLGDLGTQREMLKNTQKRLYSVGNTLGISGDTIRMIERRAKEDKWIFWAGVIIFFLFCWACIHFLR from the coding sequence ATGCGCCGTACTAACAAGCTGCAGAACGTCCAATACAACTCGGCCCTGCGCCAGAGCAAGGCCATCCGCAACGACCTCGAGAAGCTGTCCTCCTCAGCTGCGCAACCAGCTGCCTTGACCCCCGCCGAGATTGGCAATGTGTCTGCATCTCTCGCCTCTTTTTCCAAGACCGTCGACGAATACAACCAACTAGCTCGCCAGGAGCTCGTACCCAAGAAACAAGAAGAAGCCTACGAACGAGTGAAACGGTTCCGCGATGACCTCTCCGATTTCCGCTCTCAGGTCGACTCTCTCAAGAAGGCTCGCGAAGAAGCCGCACACAACAATAATCGAGGCGAGCTGCTAGGGCGTCGAGCATATGTCACAGCCACCCCCGAAAACCCCTACGCCAACGTCAATAAGTCTTCCCAATTCCACAGCCGAGGGGCTTCGACAGGTCAGGCCGGCGGCGGTGGGCTGAGCATGGGCGGAAACGATGTCACAAGAGAACAACACGCCCTGCGAGAGCAGAACTTCTTTGCTAGCACCAACTCAGCCTTGGACGAATACATTGCTCGCGGGCAAGCCGTACTAGGCGATCTTGGAACGCAGCGCGAAATGCTCAAGAACACCCAAAAGAGGCTCTACTCTGTCGGTAACACGCTGGGCATCTCTGGCGACACCATTCGCATGATTGAGCGCCGCGCCAAGGAAGACAAGTGGATCTTTTGGGCCGGCGTCatcatcttcttcctcttctgctGGGCGTGCATACACTTTTTACGGTAA
- a CDS encoding CHCH domain-containing protein produces MYRSGMRSAPRALSAARQSALRAAPRRFASTAPADKPRTWKGAAVRWGLAAGALYWYNTSPVFAEEPIPKTIAAPSQFSESDLTTVDAIVEEKRKRAIVKAEEAKPAAAAPPVPTEASEQTKAALEGEATEGSPAPAPGSPEALEAEADQQGAFNPETGEINWDCPCLGGMADGPCGEEFKAAFSCFVYSKEEPKGMDCIEKFQGMQTCFRKYPEVYGDELADDEGADEAEAAAAAAPALDANADAAIAPPTKAVEEKKEDNKDIKKETKEIKADTPEKAPKAEVKPEPKAEKTKPAPAEKQEKPKAPAAPSSEPVDLTQPNNKAVDATAANNI; encoded by the exons ATGTATCGCAGCGGCATGCGTTCGGCGCCCCGCGCCCTCAGCGCCGCCCGACAGTCGGCACTTCGCGCAGCTCCCAGACGATTCGCCTCAACAGCACCCGCCGACAAGCCCAGGACGTGGAAGGGTGCGGCAGTAAGATGGGGTCTTGCCGCTGGTGCCCTTTACTGGTACAACACAAGTCCAGTCTTTGCCGAGGAGCCCATCC CCAAAACGATCGCCGCCCCGTCCCAATTCTCCGAGTCCGATCTTACCACCGTCGATGCCATTGTCGAAGAGAAGCGCAAGCGAGCCATCGTAAAGGCCGAGGAGGCCaagcccgccgccgccgccccccCCGTACCGACAGAAGCCAGCGAGCAGACCAAGGCTGCGCTCGAGGGTGAGGCCACCGAGGGAAGTCCGGCACCCGCCCCCGGTTCTCCTGAGGCATTGGAGGCCGAGGCGGATCAGCAGGGTGCCTTCAACCCCGAGACGGGCGAGATCAACTGGGACTGCCCGTGCCTGGGCGGCATGGCTGACGGCCCCTGTGGAGAGGAATTCAAGGCTGCGTTTAGCTGCTTCGTCTACTCAAAGGAGGAGCCCAAGGGCATGGACTGCATTGAGAAGTTCCA GGGAATGCAGACGTGCTTCAGGAAATACCCCGAGGTCTACGGCGACGAGCTGGCCGATGACGAGGGCGCCGATGAAGCcgaagccgccgccgccgccgcgcccGCTCTCGACGCCAATGCCGATGCCGCGATTGCGCCGCCCACCAAGGCCgttgaggagaagaaggaggacaACAAGGATATCAAGAAGGAGACCAAGGAGATCAAGGCCGACACCCCGGAGAAGGCCCCCAAGGCCGAGGTCAAGCCCGAGCCCAAGGCGGAGAAGACGAAGCCCGCGCCGGCCGAGAAGCAGGAGAAGCCCAAGGCCCCTGCGGCTCCCTCGTCTGAGCCTGTTGATCTTACCCAGCCCAACAACAAGGCCGTCGATGCGACTGCGGCGAACAACATCTAA